Proteins from a single region of Symphalangus syndactylus isolate Jambi chromosome 12, NHGRI_mSymSyn1-v2.1_pri, whole genome shotgun sequence:
- the LOC129467874 gene encoding peptidyl-prolyl cis-trans isomerase A-like 4C: MVNSIMFFDITIDGKPLGHVSIKLFADKIPKTAEKFHALSTGEKGFCYKGSCFHRIIPGLMCQGGDFTSHNGTGGKSIYGEKFDDENPILKHTGSGILSMANAGPNTNRSQFFICTAKTEWLDGKHVAFGKVKERMNIVEAMEHFGYRNSKTSKKITIADCGQF; encoded by the coding sequence ATGGTCAACTCCATCATGTTTTTTGACATCACCATCGATGGCAAGCCCTTGGGCCACGTCTCCATCAAACTGTTTGCAGACAAGATTCCAAAGACAGCAGAAAAATTTCATGCTCTGAGCACTGGAGAGAAAGGATTTTGTTATAAGGGTTCCtgctttcacagaattattccaggGTTGATGTGTCAGGGTGGTGACTTCACAAGCCATAATGGCACTGGTGGCAAGTCCATCTATGGGGAGAAATTTGATGATGAGAACCCGATCCTAAAGCATACAGGTTCTGGTATCTTGTCCATGGCAAATGCTGGACCCAACACAAATCGTTCCCAGTTTTTCATCTGCACTGCCAAGACTGAGTGGTTGGATGGCAAGCATGTGGCCTTTGGCAAGGTGAAAGAACGCATGAATATTGTGGAAGCCATGGAGCACTTTGGGTACAGGAATAGCAAGACCAGCAAGAAGATCACCATTGCTGACTGTGGACAATTCTAA